A region from the Acidobacteriota bacterium genome encodes:
- a CDS encoding citryl-CoA lyase produces the protein MDDQATRPGRRRVPKRDGPSPKHSAGWATALTRIAPNEIEIRGYPVDEMMGRVSFAEAVYLLLRGELPTRDIGKLFGAVLVASIDHGVTPPSTLAARHVATTRASLRNSVAAGILGFGSYHGGDIESCLRFLQQGLDIHRTGTSYDVAASRVLAEWFERAPAPPGFGHRIHTRDPRAARLLQMAHELELDDEHCRMLRVVERVLNADPDRASHPLPINVDGAIAAICGDLGFDPEIANGVFIIARVPGLLAHAAEERTREAPMRQVDVKDHRYDGPARRRLPETRK, from the coding sequence ATGGACGACCAGGCCACTCGACCCGGCCGGCGGCGCGTACCGAAAAGGGACGGCCCTTCCCCGAAACACTCCGCTGGATGGGCCACCGCGCTGACACGCATCGCGCCCAACGAAATCGAGATCCGCGGCTATCCGGTCGACGAGATGATGGGGCGCGTGTCGTTTGCCGAGGCCGTCTACCTGCTGCTCCGCGGTGAGCTCCCGACACGCGACATTGGAAAGTTGTTCGGCGCCGTGCTGGTGGCGTCGATCGACCACGGGGTGACGCCGCCGTCAACGCTCGCCGCGCGACACGTGGCCACGACAAGGGCGTCTCTCCGCAATTCGGTCGCGGCGGGCATCCTGGGATTTGGCTCCTACCACGGGGGCGACATCGAATCGTGCCTGCGGTTCCTTCAGCAGGGTCTCGACATCCACCGAACGGGCACGAGCTATGACGTGGCGGCCAGCCGCGTGCTGGCGGAGTGGTTTGAACGCGCGCCTGCGCCACCTGGATTCGGCCATCGCATTCACACGCGCGATCCGCGCGCGGCGCGACTGCTGCAGATGGCGCACGAACTGGAACTCGACGACGAGCACTGCAGGATGCTCCGCGTGGTCGAGCGGGTGCTCAATGCCGATCCGGATCGTGCGAGCCATCCCCTGCCCATCAATGTTGATGGCGCCATTGCCGCCATCTGTGGCGATCTGGGGTTCGATCCCGAGATTGCGAACGGCGTGTTCATCATCGCGCGGGTACCGGGCCTGCTGGCGCACGCCGCCGAGGAGCGCACGCGCGAGGCGCCGATGCGGCAGGTCGACGTCAAGGATCATCGCTACGACGGCCCGGCGCGGCGCCGTCTGCCGGAAACCAGGAAGTAG
- a CDS encoding winged helix-turn-helix domain-containing protein gives MRLRGSADLLEDRRHRALALLDEGLSLHAVGRRIRCSASSVKRWRDARRKGGQKALKVRFSPGRPPRLSRVEGRRLVWVLLKGALAAGYANQLWTTARVAEVISKTFSVRYHRDHVGRLLHALGWSHQKPQKQALERNKADIRRFIREDWPRVKKTPSGWGPTSSSPTNRASS, from the coding sequence ATGCGACTTCGAGGATCGGCGGACTTGCTGGAAGATCGGCGGCATCGGGCGCTGGCGCTCCTGGATGAGGGGTTGTCGCTCCATGCGGTGGGTCGGCGCATCCGGTGTTCTGCGAGCTCGGTCAAGCGTTGGCGCGATGCCCGACGGAAGGGTGGGCAGAAGGCGTTGAAGGTGCGCTTCTCGCCGGGTCGCCCACCCAGGCTGTCGCGTGTCGAGGGGCGACGGCTGGTGTGGGTGTTGCTCAAGGGGGCGCTGGCCGCCGGCTACGCCAACCAGTTGTGGACGACGGCTCGGGTGGCCGAGGTCATCTCGAAGACGTTCAGCGTGCGCTATCACCGCGATCACGTGGGCCGGCTCCTGCACGCGCTGGGCTGGAGCCACCAGAAGCCGCAGAAGCAGGCGCTTGAGCGCAACAAGGCGGACATTCGCCGCTTCATCCGGGAGGACTGGCCGCGGGTAAAAAAAACGCCAAGCGGTTGGGGGCCCACCTCGTCTTCGCCGACGAATCGGGCTTCCAGCTGA
- the upp gene encoding uracil phosphoribosyltransferase: protein MPVHIVQHPLVQDILLSLRDERTAPDEFRRMAVRISVLLATEALRALPTKPATIKTPLGVAKGQRVASDVVVVPVLRAGLGMLDAVLELVPGARVGHIGLQRDELTAIASRYYSKLPPGLADCYVLMIDPMLATGGSAVEAVDLLKQAGARTIQILCIVAAPEGIALVERHHPDVDIYTPVIDERLNERKYIVPGLGDFGDRLYGTL from the coding sequence GTGCCAGTCCACATTGTTCAGCACCCACTGGTCCAGGACATCCTGCTGTCGTTGCGGGACGAACGGACCGCACCCGACGAGTTCCGTCGTATGGCGGTTCGCATCAGCGTGCTGCTCGCCACCGAGGCGCTGCGGGCGCTGCCGACCAAACCCGCGACCATTAAGACCCCTCTCGGCGTGGCCAAAGGCCAACGCGTCGCTTCCGATGTCGTCGTCGTCCCCGTGCTCCGTGCCGGGCTCGGCATGCTCGATGCGGTGCTGGAACTGGTGCCAGGAGCGCGGGTGGGACACATCGGGTTGCAGCGGGACGAACTCACCGCCATCGCGTCGCGCTACTACTCGAAGCTGCCGCCGGGATTGGCGGACTGCTACGTGTTGATGATCGATCCGATGCTGGCGACCGGAGGCAGCGCGGTCGAAGCCGTTGACCTGTTGAAGCAGGCTGGCGCGCGCACAATCCAGATCCTGTGCATCGTGGCGGCGCCTGAAGGCATTGCGCTCGTCGAGCGCCACCATCCGGACGTGGACATCTACACACCGGTCATTGATGAGCGTCTGAACGAACGGAAGTACATCGTGCCCGGGCTCGGCGACTTCGGCGACCGCCTGTACGGCACCTTGTAG
- a CDS encoding amidohydrolase, with translation MRFTIHSVRRSSLTLVLAIVVSLVCTASLVAQTPLQSVSIVITGGIVVTVDAQCKVLWPGAVAIDGQKIVAVDTPENIAKRYRGAQVIQAGGHVVMPGLINTHTHAAMVMYRGLADDLALMEWLQKYIFPAEAKTVSPELVRVGTRLAALEMIESGTTLFTDMYYFEEEVGRVARAAGLRGVLGETIIGFPVADAKTPAEALARAERFIQEFKGDSLVIPAVAPHAMYTNDTATLIAARDLARKYGVPLLTHVAETQDEVKTSNDKYKMSPVAYLESIGFWGPTTLAAHFVHVSDEDLAILRKRGAGLSHNPESNMKLASGAAPVSKALKAGINVGLGTDGAASNNDLDMFEAMRQAAFLGKLAENDPTAVSARTALEMATIGGARALGMADRIGSLEPGKLADVIVVSMQSARQTPLYNPISHLVYVTRGDDVRTTIVNGRILMRNRRVLTLNAPTVIADAVALAKKVKAAVETAAQSSAPR, from the coding sequence ATGCGATTCACCATCCATTCCGTCCGCCGGTCATCGCTCACCCTGGTTCTCGCTATCGTCGTTTCGCTGGTCTGTACCGCGAGTCTTGTGGCCCAGACCCCGCTCCAATCGGTCTCGATCGTCATCACCGGAGGGATCGTGGTGACGGTGGATGCCCAGTGCAAGGTGTTGTGGCCCGGAGCGGTCGCTATTGACGGCCAGAAGATCGTGGCGGTGGATACGCCGGAGAACATCGCCAAACGGTATCGAGGCGCCCAGGTGATTCAGGCGGGCGGACACGTCGTGATGCCCGGTCTCATCAATACGCATACACACGCGGCGATGGTGATGTACAGGGGCCTGGCCGATGATCTGGCCTTGATGGAATGGCTCCAGAAGTACATCTTTCCGGCCGAAGCCAAGACGGTGTCGCCCGAACTGGTTCGCGTCGGGACGAGACTGGCTGCGCTCGAGATGATTGAGTCCGGGACCACGCTTTTCACGGACATGTATTACTTCGAAGAGGAAGTTGGCCGGGTCGCAAGGGCCGCCGGACTGCGGGGCGTGCTCGGGGAGACGATTATCGGCTTCCCCGTCGCGGACGCGAAGACGCCAGCCGAAGCGCTGGCCCGGGCGGAGCGGTTCATTCAGGAGTTCAAGGGCGACTCACTCGTCATCCCCGCGGTCGCGCCGCATGCGATGTACACCAACGACACGGCAACGCTGATAGCGGCCCGCGACTTGGCGCGCAAGTACGGCGTGCCGCTCCTCACCCACGTTGCCGAGACGCAGGACGAAGTCAAGACGTCGAACGACAAGTACAAGATGTCACCGGTCGCCTACCTGGAGTCGATCGGATTCTGGGGACCGACGACGCTCGCGGCGCATTTCGTGCACGTGAGCGATGAGGACCTCGCGATCCTGAGGAAGCGCGGTGCCGGGCTGTCACACAACCCCGAGAGCAACATGAAGCTGGCCAGCGGCGCGGCACCAGTGTCGAAGGCGCTCAAGGCCGGCATCAACGTCGGCCTGGGCACTGATGGCGCGGCCAGCAACAACGACCTCGACATGTTTGAGGCGATGCGACAGGCCGCGTTCCTGGGCAAGTTGGCGGAGAATGACCCCACGGCCGTGTCTGCGCGAACGGCGCTCGAGATGGCGACCATCGGCGGTGCCCGGGCGCTGGGGATGGCGGATCGAATCGGCTCGCTCGAGCCCGGCAAACTGGCGGACGTGATTGTCGTGTCGATGCAGTCAGCGCGTCAGACGCCGCTCTACAACCCCATTTCACATCTGGTGTATGTGACGCGTGGAGACGACGTCCGGACGACCATCGTCAACGGCCGGATCCTGATGCGGAATCGCCGCGTGCTGACGCTCAACGCGCCAACCGTCATCGCCGATGCCGTGGCGCTGGCAAAGAAGGTGAAGGCCG
- a CDS encoding trypsin-like peptidase domain-containing protein, producing MRKVTATLALVLMVGVSADGLRAQVTPANAQDKQKALTDLRTRAERDDAEAQYSLGLMYHDGQGLPPDNSQAVAWWRKAAAQGHARAQCFLGVMYATGEGVPQDFVQAVAWFRKAAEQGLAEAQRHLGLMYSLGMGVTKDAVQAVVWFRKAAEQGDAAAQYLLGLSYAEGSGVPKDDVQAVAWTCKAAELGSVEAQFALGWRYGEGRGVPKDEGLAVVWFRKAAEQGYPTAQYNLGVRYAFGQGVPKDDVQAVTWWRKAAEQGDAQAQFNLGEMCRDARGVKQDYVQAVAWFRKAAEQGHAAAQDNLGAAYAFGRGVPKDDGQAVAWFRKAAEQGGAVAQYNLGTAYASGRGVPKDDGQAVAWYRKAAEQGNARAQYVLGQMYATGRGVPQDDRQAVAWWRKAAEQGHGGAKLDLDVMYRDGRGVPQDPVEAAAWWRKAAEQGVARAQWTLSYIYAEGRGVPKDYGEAAAWMRKVAEQGVVAAQFNLGNMYDTGKGVPQDDGQAVAWYRKAAEQGNARAQDNLGLKYAAGQGVSQDYGQAVVWYRKAADQGEASGQFRLAWAYFKGQGVPQDYIEAHKWTNLAASRSSGNDQVNYANFRELIAEELPPEQLAEAQRRARAWVAAPTPSISSETAASSSTAPFETVTNWRRVAPTPTSILQLKPEDRNPSRNLDMFERSAAAVVGLSGSLGTGTAVLITRDGLALTNHHVVDKQGSLKATLRDGRQLAVRVLRSNPEADVALIQINCSGDCFTLAPARSNPNVGTEVHVIGNPLALDYTLTRGVVSGLRLAGGVTLIQTDAALNPGNSGGPIIDAKTREVVAIVSWKLKTAA from the coding sequence ATGCGAAAAGTGACAGCGACCCTCGCCCTTGTGCTGATGGTGGGCGTGTCCGCCGACGGGTTGCGGGCCCAGGTCACGCCGGCGAATGCCCAGGACAAACAGAAGGCGTTGACGGACCTGCGGACGCGTGCCGAACGGGACGACGCCGAGGCGCAGTATAGCCTGGGCTTGATGTACCACGACGGCCAGGGGTTGCCGCCGGACAACTCACAGGCCGTTGCCTGGTGGCGCAAGGCCGCTGCGCAAGGACACGCGCGGGCGCAGTGCTTCCTTGGCGTGATGTACGCCACCGGCGAGGGAGTTCCACAGGACTTCGTGCAGGCCGTGGCGTGGTTTCGCAAAGCGGCTGAACAAGGACTCGCGGAGGCGCAGCGCCACCTTGGCCTGATGTACTCCCTGGGCATGGGTGTTACAAAGGACGCAGTCCAGGCTGTGGTGTGGTTTCGCAAGGCCGCTGAGCAAGGGGACGCGGCCGCGCAGTACCTCTTGGGCCTGAGCTATGCCGAAGGCTCAGGCGTGCCGAAGGATGACGTGCAAGCCGTAGCGTGGACATGCAAGGCAGCGGAGCTGGGCAGCGTGGAAGCGCAATTCGCCCTGGGCTGGAGGTACGGGGAAGGCCGCGGCGTGCCGAAGGACGAGGGGCTGGCGGTCGTGTGGTTTCGCAAGGCCGCCGAACAAGGATACCCAACCGCGCAGTACAACCTTGGCGTAAGGTACGCCTTCGGCCAAGGCGTGCCGAAGGACGATGTGCAGGCAGTGACGTGGTGGCGTAAGGCCGCCGAGCAAGGGGACGCGCAGGCGCAATTCAACCTTGGAGAGATGTGCAGAGACGCCCGCGGTGTCAAGCAGGACTACGTGCAAGCGGTGGCGTGGTTTCGCAAGGCCGCCGAGCAGGGGCACGCGGCCGCGCAGGACAACCTGGGCGCGGCGTACGCCTTCGGCCGAGGCGTGCCGAAAGACGACGGGCAGGCGGTGGCGTGGTTTCGCAAAGCCGCCGAGCAGGGTGGTGCGGTAGCGCAGTACAACCTGGGCACGGCCTACGCCTCCGGCCGAGGCGTGCCGAAAGACGACGGGCAGGCCGTGGCGTGGTACCGCAAAGCCGCCGAGCAGGGGAACGCAAGAGCGCAGTACGTCCTGGGCCAGATGTACGCCACCGGTCGCGGTGTCCCGCAGGACGACCGGCAGGCGGTGGCGTGGTGGCGTAAGGCCGCCGAGCAAGGACACGGGGGCGCGAAGCTCGACCTGGACGTGATGTACAGAGATGGCCGAGGTGTCCCGCAAGACCCGGTGGAGGCGGCGGCGTGGTGGCGCAAGGCCGCCGAGCAGGGAGTCGCGAGAGCGCAGTGGACCCTTAGCTATATTTACGCAGAAGGCCGCGGTGTCCCGAAGGACTACGGAGAAGCTGCGGCGTGGATGCGCAAGGTTGCCGAGCAAGGCGTCGTGGCGGCGCAGTTCAACCTTGGCAACATGTACGACACTGGCAAAGGTGTTCCCCAGGACGACGGGCAAGCGGTGGCGTGGTATCGAAAAGCGGCTGAGCAGGGGAACGCAAGAGCGCAGGATAACTTGGGCCTGAAGTACGCCGCCGGCCAAGGTGTCTCACAGGACTACGGGCAGGCCGTGGTGTGGTATCGCAAGGCCGCCGACCAAGGGGAGGCGTCGGGGCAGTTCAGACTTGCCTGGGCGTACTTCAAGGGGCAGGGCGTGCCGCAGGATTACATCGAGGCTCACAAGTGGACGAACCTGGCTGCTTCACGTTCGTCGGGCAACGACCAAGTCAATTACGCCAACTTCAGAGAGTTGATCGCCGAGGAATTGCCCCCCGAACAATTGGCCGAGGCTCAGAGGCGAGCCCGAGCATGGGTCGCCGCACCAACGCCATCTATTTCATCTGAGACGGCGGCATCGTCATCAACTGCTCCATTTGAGACAGTGACCAACTGGCGGCGTGTTGCGCCGACTCCGACGTCGATTCTGCAACTGAAGCCTGAAGACAGGAACCCGAGTCGGAACCTGGACATGTTTGAGCGGAGTGCGGCCGCTGTGGTCGGTCTGAGTGGTTCCCTCGGCACAGGCACCGCAGTTCTCATCACCCGAGATGGCCTTGCGCTCACGAATCACCACGTCGTGGACAAGCAGGGCTCGCTAAAGGCCACACTTCGAGACGGCCGGCAGCTTGCCGTTCGGGTTCTACGCAGCAACCCCGAAGCGGATGTGGCGTTAATTCAGATCAACTGTTCGGGCGACTGCTTCACCCTCGCCCCAGCGCGAAGTAACCCGAACGTCGGCACAGAGGTCCACGTCATCGGCAACCCTCTGGCGCTCGACTACACGCTGACGCGTGGGGTGGTCAGCGGGCTTCGTCTTGCCGGTGGCGTCACTCTGATCCAGACAGACGCGGCTCTCAATCCCGGCAACAGCGGTGGCCCGATCATTGACGCGAAGACTCGTGAGGTCGTCGCCATAGTTTCCTGGAAACTAAAGACTGCTGCATAA